In Burkholderia gladioli, a genomic segment contains:
- the coxB gene encoding cytochrome c oxidase subunit II, whose product MTILGKEAMKTIKRALTGLLAVCGLIASGAALAVGDSPGGPRVNEINLQPPVTKIAQELYDLHTMMLILCTVIFVGVFGVMFYSVFAHRKSRGHKAANFHESTTVEIIWTIVPFVIVVLMALPATKSVVAMKDTTNADLTVKVTGYQWKWGYDYVKGPGEGISFVSTLTTPRSEVNGQQPISDTYLQEVDNPLVVPVDKKVRIITTANDVVHSWYVPAFGVKQDAIPGFVRDTWFKAEKVGTYRGFCTELCGKEHAYMPVVVKVVSAEDYDKWVKDEKAKAAATVLDPNKVWTSAELIAHGEEVYKANCAACHQPNGKGLGAFPALDGSKIANGPIAEHVSIVLHGKGAMPSWASLSDVDLASVITFERNSWGNHTGDVLQPRQVTDARNGKMPEGGGTQAAAAPAAGASAAEASAPAAAASDAGAQAAALPATIYFDTNKSDLPGDAKAAIDAAAQYASAHPDAKLALSGYTDKTGSASANAELAKHRAQAVRDALKAAGVAEDRIVLKKPQTITGGADAKEARRVEIGPAA is encoded by the coding sequence ATGACAATTTTGGGTAAGGAAGCCATGAAAACAATCAAGCGCGCCCTCACTGGTTTGCTGGCAGTCTGCGGACTCATCGCGTCCGGTGCGGCACTGGCCGTCGGCGACAGCCCAGGCGGCCCCCGCGTCAACGAGATCAACCTCCAGCCCCCCGTCACGAAGATCGCGCAGGAACTGTACGACCTGCACACCATGATGCTGATCCTCTGCACGGTGATCTTCGTCGGCGTGTTCGGCGTGATGTTCTATTCGGTTTTCGCCCACCGCAAGTCGCGCGGCCACAAGGCCGCCAATTTCCACGAGAGCACCACGGTCGAGATCATCTGGACCATCGTGCCGTTCGTGATCGTGGTGCTGATGGCCCTGCCGGCCACCAAGTCGGTGGTGGCGATGAAGGACACCACCAATGCCGACCTGACCGTGAAGGTCACCGGCTACCAGTGGAAATGGGGCTACGACTACGTGAAGGGGCCGGGCGAGGGCATCAGCTTCGTCTCGACGCTGACCACCCCGCGCAGCGAGGTGAACGGCCAGCAGCCGATCAGCGACACCTACCTGCAGGAAGTCGACAACCCGCTGGTGGTACCGGTCGATAAAAAGGTTCGCATCATCACCACCGCCAACGACGTGGTGCATTCCTGGTACGTGCCGGCCTTCGGCGTGAAGCAGGACGCGATCCCGGGCTTCGTTCGCGATACCTGGTTCAAGGCCGAGAAGGTCGGTACCTATCGCGGCTTCTGCACCGAGCTGTGCGGCAAGGAGCACGCCTACATGCCGGTGGTGGTGAAGGTGGTGTCGGCCGAGGACTACGACAAGTGGGTCAAGGACGAGAAGGCCAAGGCGGCCGCCACCGTGCTCGATCCGAACAAGGTCTGGACCAGCGCCGAGCTGATCGCGCACGGCGAGGAGGTCTACAAGGCCAATTGCGCAGCCTGCCACCAGCCCAACGGCAAGGGCCTGGGCGCGTTCCCGGCGCTCGACGGCAGCAAGATCGCCAACGGCCCGATCGCCGAGCACGTCAGCATCGTGCTGCACGGCAAGGGCGCGATGCCGAGCTGGGCCTCGCTGTCCGACGTCGACCTCGCCTCGGTGATCACCTTCGAACGCAATTCCTGGGGCAACCATACCGGCGACGTGCTGCAACCCAGGCAGGTCACCGACGCGCGCAACGGCAAGATGCCCGAAGGCGGCGGCACGCAGGCCGCGGCCGCGCCGGCGGCAGGCGCATCGGCCGCCGAGGCATCGGCGCCGGCTGCCGCCGCCTCGGATGCCGGGGCCCAGGCCGCCGCGCTGCCGGCCACCATCTACTTCGATACCAACAAGAGCGACCTGCCGGGCGATGCCAAGGCGGCGATCGATGCGGCGGCGCAGTACGCCAGCGCGCATCCGGACGCCAAGCTCGCGCTGTCCGGCTACACCGACAAGACCGGTTCGGCCTCGGCCAATGCCGAACTCGCCAAGCATCGCGCGCAGGCCGTGCGCGACGCGCTGAAGGCCGCTGGCGTGGCCGAGGATCGCATCGTGCTGAAGAAGCCGCAGACGATCACCGGCGGCGCCGACGCGAAGGAAGCACGCCGCGTCGAAATCGGGCCGGCTGCCTGA